CGTCTGACATCTCTCACAACGTGTTCCTGGACATTAACAGAGCGTAAACCTTATACTCAACAATCAACTCATTTCCTAGTTAATCCTGCCTACTTTCTTCTACTTTAAGTTCAGTTAATTGCCTGAACCAAATTTTGTACCAGTCAACCAGAGATCAAACGAGGTATATTTAACTCAGGGGATCAGGAAGACTGAACTAGGAACTAATAATCAATCCAATACAATATCTCTCATGTAAAAGAGCATTTTCCTCTGAAGAAACAGTCCCACTGGAAACTTGACAGTGTCCATgtttaatgaatgttttataAAACCATCAAAACGTTGATTCAGCTTCATACACTTCAGATACTTAACTAATGCAAACCCACCAAAGCCAAACATGTGGAATGGACCCAACCAAAGCCTTCTTTACCCACTGAATTGTCATTCAAGTTTCCTAACTCCACTCACTTCACTCTTGCACTCTTTCTTCATAAAGAATGTGAAGCATCCAAACATTTCCTGCAGAGCTTCTCACAGCAGGTTGACCTTTGCCACCACTTGCTTGCAGCCTGTCTTGGAGTATTTGTGCCCCCCGACAGCTTGGTAATATTCAATCTCCCCTGCCAGGCGCTCTATGTTGGTATGATCCGGGTAGAAACCCTCTCGAGTCATTTCCTCCAGGAAGCACTCCATCACGTGATCTTTCTCCAGGAGGCCCAGAGGTAAGATGGTCGCCTCTGTCCACAGTGGGTGAAGCTTCTCCAGGTAGTTGCGTAACATTGGAGTCAGCTCTTTTATGAGGTTACTATGACGACTGGATCCTGTCATCGTCATAGACGTACTCGACGAGTTGTGTAGCATATGTTTGGTGATGTGTTCCTGACCCAGGTTGCTCAGAAACACGTAGATGGCGTTCAAGTACTCGTTGGACTGCTTGGTGGCCACGAGCTGCCACAGTGTGTCCAGGATCTCTTCATGCATGTGTTCCACCTCGTCGAAGATGAAAAGCGggatcttctcctcctcctcggcacGTTTCACGACCTGTGAGATGAGCGTGGAGAGGTTGCGGGCGCAGTGCAGGGTGTCGGCCTCCTGGGGGCAGTGGTGGAGGACGTAGTACTGCAGCACCAGTGGTTCACCAACCACAGAGCGAAAGTGTCCAGCCAGGAGTCGTCCCAAGTGGCTCTTGCCCACACCACTGGGGCCATGCAGGGACACCACTAGAGGCTTGTTGTGGACGTAGGTGGACAGGTAGTCCTTCAGGTGGGACAGCAGACCCTCCACTGCTCCCTGCTGTCCAAACACTTCTCTCCTCAGTGTCTTCTCCAGACCGTCCAGGTCGTACTTCAGTACATGGTCATCAAGGTTTTCGATCGCATTGTACACctggaaacagacagagagatttTAACGAGATCGTCTGAAAGGAGAAACCACAGAAGTTGcttgaggcattttgaattctGCAAAGATTATCCTTCTTCCCTTGTATAATCTCCGGAGAGTGCACGGAATCCACAGTGAGGGAAAGGgtaatctcaatctcaatctGAGATTCTCTTGCTGCATTTTTCATGAGTGAATGATTAACACTGAAGAATGTCTGGACCCAGACTTCCTGACATAAGTTCATGAGTTCATGTTTGAAAGCTTCAAGGACTTGAGAGGCCCTGAAACAGAAAGAATGGATCCTCTGATGTTCCCACACGATGCCTGAACCTCCGTCCTTCTGTTGAATGGTCAAACTGACAGAAACTGACCCACTAAGTTTAAGAGTGTCATCTATCCACTCGTCAAACATCTGCTTTCATCGTGCTTTCATTAAAGCAACAGTATGTGACTTCAGTGGGAGCTAAATACAAAATGTTCTAAACATGATacagaaatgacaataaaatactgcatttctgtgttttcaaaacactaaaaatagTCAGGTTCAAGGAACTCTTCCTTCACTATCTTCATTTACTCTCTTGGTCTGACTACACTCATGGTGTGTTTCATCACAGTACAGTTAATATTTGAATGTAACATCCAATTACCTTCCAAGACAAGTGAATCAATTAAGCTACTTAGAAGCCAAGAATTATCACATGATCAATAGattctcattttaaatgagGTGACCATGTCAAGTTGTAGACACCATAGCACTAAACCTTTTAGAATAACCGAGAACAGACACACATAGAAATGATTAAACTCAATTGTGGCTATAAAAGCATGTGACTTGGTCAGTGTGTTGATACGTGTGATTTTATTCAGACAAATTAAAGTTTGCACCATGTTGTCCAATCATTTTGTTCAAAGAAAGTGTTTCACAGTGTTTTGTGTGAACACTGACATGACGGGACATGTCCATGGTAATAGCTCAGTGCATATTTATAGCCTGTGAAGAGTTATAAGACAATAATAGAAATAGCTGGAGGCAGAGCTGACACATGCTGACAGAGAGGTACGGTcaaatattaatgaatgaacGAGACGCTGGAGGTCTTCACTTCTGCAAAGGCTTTATTCAGCTCTTCTGCCGTTATCTCGGgcatcatttctttgttttgttgttctccTGTAGACGGTAGATCTAGTGAACGCAGAAAAGTCTCTGTCTTTGGAATATCTGCCATGGCTGACTGGGTTTACAGATCTTTATAATATAGTTCAAAAGCATGTTGAATATCCTTTGAGTCACAGGCGTGACAATGAGGGTGagttttacactgtaaatatccGTAATATATCTTAGTTTTATGTATGATATCTGTTAGAGTTTGTCAGtgatcattttctttaataaatgGCATAAACTTGAATGGACTTTTATTTCACGCATGCATCACGCTTCAGTTCCAACTCAGCTTCACAGTTGCAGGTGTGGGTGGAGATGCAGTAAAACACCAACTACATCTGGCTTCTCCTGATTATTCATGCGTTGGTGAATAGAGAGGCATCCAATGtaatacacaataataaaaaaagctatctaaaaataaacagagtGTTCTGGGTTTGTACATTAAAGGCTGAAATACTTTACCTGGAGAAAGACGATGAAAAAGAGCAGGTAAAGACAGTATTTTGCTCGGCTGTGTTCCTGTTTTGGCGAGGCTCTGTGCCGCGCTCTGTTAGGAAACAACACCctccttttccttctcttctttttcttctgaggAACAGCAGACAGAGGGGCAGCTCCGTCAAACGTGAAGATTTTCGGGCTTGTTCGTGCTGGGGCTCCTGTGAGGAATTCTGCTCCTCCCAGTGCCTGGTTCATCTCAATACGCCGCTTCTTCAAGACCTGGTACTTCTGTTTGATGCGTATGACAGCGCGCAGTGTGGAGGAGAACTCGGACAGACTGGGAGCTGCAGTGTGGCTCAGTTTCTCATCTTTCAttccttcctcctccagctcatcCTCCAGCTCATCCTCCACTTCTCCCTCTGTTTGAGAAGCTGAGGTGCTGCTTTCCTGGTCACTcatctgcagagagaaagaagagaactTTAACTTAACTTACTTAACGTAACTTTAATTAGCTGATATAATAATGCTGCTGTGATCAACACATAAACACCAACGGAAAACCTACTTACAGAATAAGAAATATCCAGACAGTCTTCCTTTATCTTTACAAGGTCTACTTTACCTAAcaggtgtagtgtgggagattTAGGTGAAAATAATTCCATTTGACAGAAATGGAATAGGAAATCATTTTtctgatttgttgttttcatcaccacacacacacaggcacacataaaaatatgtatatatgtatacatataagtGGTGTGTtgaaatgtcatgtgtttaaAAGGACAATACATTTTGGACGAattactaaagtatgacttttttgtcagttttttgtcgatttttggatgacatactgaagtatgacttttttgtcaatttttggacttactaaagtatgacttttgtcaattttggacctACTAAGTATGactttgtcaatttttggatgacctactaaagtatgactttttgtcaattttgacctacatactaaagtatgactttttgtcaattgaTGACCTAATACTAAAAAAAGGACTCCTCATTACACAGTGATAAGAACATAATATGTTGGGTGATGAGACTTTTGCATGAGAATGAGCAGAACACGGAGGAGGGCGATCTGTGCACGAATATcagctgctgccacacacacacacacacacaagcttgtgAAGTGAATAAAGAATAGTATAATGAATTACAGTGAATTTGTACACAGGCTACATTTTTAACTCGTATCTTAATAAATGACCTTTGAGATCATCTTTCAGCACATGTttgataaatgtaaaaacagtcCTTTGATATAAGGAGTTTGATGAAAAAGCAGCTGctgtaaaacagagaaaagtctGCCCAGAAATATTCTGaacaaagtttaaataaagttgtttaaaTGCTTAACGTcgcccataagaatctgaatcTTGTGAGTTGATCAGCGCCATGTTGAGATGGCGATCACACAGTCAATCACATAGTCAGTACTTTTACATACTCAGTTTAATTGAGCTAAGGCTTAGTGTGGACAACTTGCAGTccccgtaggtggcgctgtatctctataagctagtgcgtatcaaatcacagaaaaacaaatggcgAGATGGATCGTGCAGTGCTTCTGTTTGTTTCCTACCCACTGTACATCTCGTCTCTTTGTGAAGCCACAAGTGAGTCTTCTCCTTCATCACGTTGTTTTTCGTTCTTTTCCGGTAACAGTCAACAGCAGTTTATGCGTTGTCTCCTCCTACCTCTCgatcaaagaccggggaggaaatGTTGTTGCATACACAGAATGCCAAGTCCAACTCTAGCCTGACTAAgtgagtaatcggactatgaatcgcattatccaggtatgttagtccgactgagactagctcgattttagtcagaattGTCTTAGTCGAAAAATG
The sequence above is drawn from the Solea senegalensis isolate Sse05_10M linkage group LG17, IFAPA_SoseM_1, whole genome shotgun sequence genome and encodes:
- the LOC122783737 gene encoding torsin-4A-like, whose amino-acid sequence is MSDQESSTSASQTEGEVEDELEDELEEEGMKDEKLSHTAAPSLSEFSSTLRAVIRIKQKYQVLKKRRIEMNQALGGAEFLTGAPARTSPKIFTFDGAAPLSAVPQKKKKRRKRRVLFPNRARHRASPKQEHSRAKYCLYLLFFIVFLQVYNAIENLDDHVLKYDLDGLEKTLRREVFGQQGAVEGLLSHLKDYLSTYVHNKPLVVSLHGPSGVGKSHLGRLLAGHFRSVVGEPLVLQYYVLHHCPQEADTLHCARNLSTLISQVVKRAEEEEKIPLFIFDEVEHMHEEILDTLWQLVATKQSNEYLNAIYVFLSNLGQEHITKHMLHNSSSTSMTMTGSSRHSNLIKELTPMLRNYLEKLHPLWTEATILPLGLLEKDHVMECFLEEMTREGFYPDHTNIERLAGEIEYYQAVGGHKYSKTGCKQVVAKVNLL